The sequence below is a genomic window from Sulfuracidifex metallicus DSM 6482 = JCM 9184.
CGAAGAACCTTCCAATAGCACTGTTCCAGTCCACCTTCCTTCCTCCATCTGCTTCCCTAAGACATATCAAATAGGTTTGGGCGAAAGGCTCTTCTTCAAATATTCCTTAGTTGATGGAGTGAAAGAAGGAAACATAGTTAACATTACATCGCCTGGAACCTATACCATAAATGCTACATATGTACTACAATATGAGGTCGGGTTCCCATTCAACGTGACACTTACGGTAAACGGAGTAACTGAGAATTTCAAGCTAGGTTGGATTAACGTTGATTCAACGCTTAACATTTCCAATCAGACTGACTATATTTCAAACGGAACAAGAGCTATAATTACTTCACCTCTTAGCTTCAAGGTTGAGACTCCAATTAACGTGACGCTACAAGGGCACTACATAATTCAATATTTAGTTAAGTTCCCCTTCAACGTAACGATAATAGTTGATAAGTCAACTTACTTCGTTAATTCTTCGTGGATAACGAAGGGATATACCGTGAATTTACCAACTCAGATAATACCGGTAAAAGATGGAGTGAGGTATTACGTAGAGCCTTCTGAGTTCCAAGTTAACGAACCGATTACTTTCCCAGTTGCTTACGTTGTTCAATACTTGGTTAGGTTCCCCTTCAACATCACGGTATCAGTTAACGGAACAGTCATGAACTTCGCTCAGTCATGGATTAACTCCTCCTCAATAGTTGTAGCAAGCCTACAGCAGATTCACATAGCTAAGGGAGTGATGTATAACGTAAGCTCCTTCTCTTTCGTTGTCAATAAGCCAATGAACTATACCCCAGTATACGGGGTTTACTATTATGTCAGCTTGACAACCCCAATTCCTGTCAACATAAACGGAGAAAACTACACAATTAATTCCGGATATTATCTTAAGGGGACTCATATTACTTTCTATAGCGTATTCTACGTGAACTCTACGGAGAGGTTGCTAGTTAGAAGTAATGTATCACAGCTGAACTTAACAGAACCTTCCTCAATTAGTGACAGTTACATTGTACAATACCTTATACATCTACCATTTAACATGACCTTCTCGGTCAACGGAAAACAAGAAACTGGGCAGAGTTCATGGGTAAATTCAGGATCTAACGTTGTCGTAAAGCCTCAATTCATTTACGTGAATTCCACGGAGAGGTATTCAGTCAACGGAGAAAACTTTACTGTAACTGCCCCGAGATCTGTCAACCTACCTTATACCGTGGAATACCTAGCGAATATAAACGGCAATAGGACTTGGTACCCTATAGGAAGTGTAATTAAATTGCAAGCGCCTCAAGGGTTCTTCCAAGTGGTAACTTGGCAGGGAACTTACCAGGAACCTAACGGAGCCACAATTAAGGTAAATGGACCAATCACCGAAACATCAATAACTTCAACCAACTACGTCAACGTTGGAATAGTGACAACGATAATTATCCTGATAATTGCGCTCACTGTCGCTATTCTCTTAAAGAGGAGCAAAGGAGGCAGCGGAAATACTCAAAAATGATAGAAAAAGGCATGCTAAATATAAATTATTAATTTAATAATTTTTTATGTATACAGGAAGATTAAATAAAACTTTGTCTATTAATTCCTTAAGGGTTATTCTCTTTTTTCGTGTGAACTACCCAGCCCCTACGGAAGGGGTTTTCTCCCCCCCTTAACCCCCTCGTTAAGTTAAAATATTTATAATTTAAAAGTTAGTACTATATATTAGATTGTTCATAAGAAAATAAAGATAAAAATATATAACCAATGAAAGAAAACGTTAGTTAGTAGAGCGTTTAATAACTATGCATGTCAAATTAACATATGAAGATCTCAGAAATTCAACCTATAGTCCTTACCTCTAAAGAGAAAGGAGCGGCCACTTGGGCATCGTCTATGATCTTAGTAAAGTTAGTTACCTCAAACGGGGAGATAGGATATGGGGAAGCCGTTCCAACGCTGAGAATAATCTCTGTTTACAACGCAATTAAGCAAGTCTCGAAGTCGTATGTAGGAAAGGAAGTTGAAGACGTGGAAAAGAACTATCATGAATGGTACAAACAAGACTTTTATCTAGGTAGATCATTCGAATCTGCGACCTCTGTCAGTGCAATAGACATAGCCTCTTGGGATATTTTAGGCAAGGAATTGGGAGCTCCAATTTACAAGCTACTTGGAGGAAAGGTAAGGGACAAGGTTCCCGTTTACGCCAACGGGTGGTATAAGGACTGTGTCACCCCTCTGGACTTTGCTGAAAGAGCTAAGGAAGTAATGGGGAGAGGTTACAAAGCCGTGAAATTCGACCCATTTGGGGAATACTTCAATTGGATAGACGAAATGGGTCTCAGGGAGAGCGAGGAACGCGTTAAGGCCGTAAGGGAGGCTTTAGGAGAAGACGCGGGAATCCTTATAGAGCACCACGGCAGATTTAACTCCAAGTCGTCTCAGTTGGTTGCGAAAAGATTAGAAAAGTATAATCCGTTGTTCATGGAGGAGCCTGTCCACCATGAAGACGTTGAAGGTCTGAAGGAATACAGAGAAAGGACAAACGTCAGGGTAGCTCTGGGGGAAAGGTTAGTAAGTTTAAAGGAGGCTTATTTCTACATTTCTCAGGGTTTAGTTGACGTTCTTCAGCCTGATATAACAAATATAGGAGGAGTTACAATCGCGAAAAAAGTAGTAGACATAGCTGAAGCTAGAGACCTGGAAATTGCCTTTCATAACGCCTTCGGACCAATACAGAACGCAGTATCCATACAAGTTTCAGCTACAGTAAATAACTTGCTTATGTTGGAGAACTTTTACGACTGGTTTCCACAATGGAAGAGGGATCTAATAGGTAACGTAACACCGGTAGAGGAAGGCCATGTAAGGGTACTGGAAAAACCAGGGATAGGAGTTGAGGTTAACGAAAAACTGGTTGACGAACTAAAGGCTGAGCCTGAGGCACTGGATGTTAAGGAAGAACCAGTATGGGTAGTAGGAGGAACGTGGAAACGATACCTGAAGTGATAAAAATGGCTGAGATTATTGTTCCTATACTTACCCCCTTTAAGGGAAATAAAATAGACAAAGAAATTCTAAAAGAGCACGCATCATCACTGCTGAAGGCTGGAGTGGACAGAATTTTCGTGAACGGGACTACAGGGATGGGACCTGCGCTTTCAAGGGAAGAAAAGGAGACTACGCTAAGGGCAGTAATGGAGGTAACAGAAAAGGTGATATTCCAGATAGGCGGGCTTAACATGGATGACGTTAAATACCTTGCCAAGTTGGCAAAGGATTTATCTGTAAAGACAGTAGCGTCTTATGCGCCTTATTACTTCACTGGATTGCCCAGATGGTTAATAATCAAGTACTTCAAAGAGATATGCGAAATTCACGATGAAGTGTACTTGTATAACTATCCGTCAGCTGTAGGGAAAGACGTAGATGCGGAAACCGTAAGCGAGATAGGATGCATTAAAGGGGTAAAGGATACAAATGATTCTATAAACCATAGCCTGCAATATAAGAAAATTCCCAACATGAAGGTATTCAACGGAGCCGATACATTAGTAATGACGGCTATCTCAACTGGTTTAGACGGCACGGTTTCTGCTGCTGCCAACTTCGTTCCGGACGTCCTTGTAAACATAAGGGAGAGGGTGTTAAAAGCAGATATAGGAAGTGCAATGAGGTTGCAGTTCATGGTAGATGAACTTGTATCAACAGCTAAGGGCTTTGGTTATATTCCTTCTATCTACGTACTGACCAAGGAGTTAATGGGGTATGACGTTGGAGAACCTAGGCCTGTACTGTTCCCGCTCAACGAATCGCAGAGTATGGAATTATTAAACAAAACTAGAGAAATATTCGAAAAGTATTCATGGAGTAAGAAGTGATATATACTTAGCACTTCAAGTTTCAACATATTACAGCACGGTGAGCTTATATCTTAATGGAACTAATTGAAAGATATGGTAAAGATAATAGCGATAGGAGAACCGATGGTAGAACTTAACGCCTTTACACAAGGTAGACTCAGGGACGTAAGCTACTTCGAGAAACACGTAGCCGGAGCTGAGCTTAACTTTTGCATGGCCTCGGTGAGGAACGGAGTCCCGTGTTCCCTTATAGCTAAAGTAGGAAACGACGAATTCGGTTATAATATCATTGAATATGCTAGAGGAAAAGGAATAGACGTTTCCATGATAAAAGTTGACACAGAACATCCTACTGCTATATTCTTCATCCAGAGGGGGTTTCCAATTCCAATGAGAAGTTCCTCGGTATATTACAGAAAGGGAAGCGCAGGGAGTACAATTTCTATCAATGACCTAGACCTAGAAAAGATAAGGGAAGCTGACATAGTTCATACCACAGGAATTACCATGGCAATTAGCGACTCCGCGAGGGAAGCCGCCTTAACTGCAATGAAGGAAGCCAAAATGACGAGTTTCGACACCAATATAAGGTTGAACTTATGGTCTCCAGAAAAAGCAAGGTATACGTTAAGGGAAGCAATAAAGAACGTAGATATACTTGTAACTGATCCGGACGACGCCCAAATAATAGGAGGGATAAAGGATCCGGACGAAGCGTTTTCCTTCTTCTCATCACTCGGTGTCAAAACCTTAGTTTACAAGACAGGGATAGAGGGAACCTTCGTATTCCACGAAGGAAGAAAGATGTTACAAAGAGGATTTCATGTTCAAGTAGAGGACCCAACCG
It includes:
- a CDS encoding thermopsin family protease — encoded protein: MKAHQTVLLLSLAFLLISLGVPVHASASSVTSQDSGNAIGMADIGVLQTSNGNLSYTTFTNAIIGRIQFNGGDFLSYNGTSYVNQASVQLDGVVKAGNQYFWVQNMPIIQSEGGGLYKIYLSDLVWNITQPGSNISTSIPIGGKGSLTTKNGVTFYEYKDNKPIITKTPFVLQLITSANETNNYMNLQFSYSFSNSSTIGIGEFDDFVLGIPQSPLFVIGGENPSGPNGFEMVISASNDFSTLYVNSWNSTMWSGYSYNGEFYTMPSAMSTSFGITGKVSQSHGISETWNNAMDYAVQSSGESTNGFLWNISTSASYSQGKLTVYVTPGDSMWKLTVKNAQTGLEVFSSQINGSSESFNFNANQGYYIADFQMMAGPSLIYTTQVDFSTNDYALVSVSTVVPHYYVNGIEEPSNSTVPVHLPSSICFPKTYQIGLGERLFFKYSLVDGVKEGNIVNITSPGTYTINATYVLQYEVGFPFNVTLTVNGVTENFKLGWINVDSTLNISNQTDYISNGTRAIITSPLSFKVETPINVTLQGHYIIQYLVKFPFNVTIIVDKSTYFVNSSWITKGYTVNLPTQIIPVKDGVRYYVEPSEFQVNEPITFPVAYVVQYLVRFPFNITVSVNGTVMNFAQSWINSSSIVVASLQQIHIAKGVMYNVSSFSFVVNKPMNYTPVYGVYYYVSLTTPIPVNINGENYTINSGYYLKGTHITFYSVFYVNSTERLLVRSNVSQLNLTEPSSISDSYIVQYLIHLPFNMTFSVNGKQETGQSSWVNSGSNVVVKPQFIYVNSTERYSVNGENFTVTAPRSVNLPYTVEYLANINGNRTWYPIGSVIKLQAPQGFFQVVTWQGTYQEPNGATIKVNGPITETSITSTNYVNVGIVTTIIILIIALTVAILLKRSKGGSGNTQK
- a CDS encoding mandelate racemase/muconate lactonizing enzyme family protein, which gives rise to MKISEIQPIVLTSKEKGAATWASSMILVKLVTSNGEIGYGEAVPTLRIISVYNAIKQVSKSYVGKEVEDVEKNYHEWYKQDFYLGRSFESATSVSAIDIASWDILGKELGAPIYKLLGGKVRDKVPVYANGWYKDCVTPLDFAERAKEVMGRGYKAVKFDPFGEYFNWIDEMGLRESEERVKAVREALGEDAGILIEHHGRFNSKSSQLVAKRLEKYNPLFMEEPVHHEDVEGLKEYRERTNVRVALGERLVSLKEAYFYISQGLVDVLQPDITNIGGVTIAKKVVDIAEARDLEIAFHNAFGPIQNAVSIQVSATVNNLLMLENFYDWFPQWKRDLIGNVTPVEEGHVRVLEKPGIGVEVNEKLVDELKAEPEALDVKEEPVWVVGGTWKRYLK
- a CDS encoding dihydrodipicolinate synthase family protein; the protein is MGSRRNVETIPEVIKMAEIIVPILTPFKGNKIDKEILKEHASSLLKAGVDRIFVNGTTGMGPALSREEKETTLRAVMEVTEKVIFQIGGLNMDDVKYLAKLAKDLSVKTVASYAPYYFTGLPRWLIIKYFKEICEIHDEVYLYNYPSAVGKDVDAETVSEIGCIKGVKDTNDSINHSLQYKKIPNMKVFNGADTLVMTAISTGLDGTVSAAANFVPDVLVNIRERVLKADIGSAMRLQFMVDELVSTAKGFGYIPSIYVLTKELMGYDVGEPRPVLFPLNESQSMELLNKTREIFEKYSWSKK
- the kdgK gene encoding bifunctional 2-dehydro-3-deoxygluconokinase/2-dehydro-3-deoxygalactonokinase, coding for MVKIIAIGEPMVELNAFTQGRLRDVSYFEKHVAGAELNFCMASVRNGVPCSLIAKVGNDEFGYNIIEYARGKGIDVSMIKVDTEHPTAIFFIQRGFPIPMRSSSVYYRKGSAGSTISINDLDLEKIREADIVHTTGITMAISDSAREAALTAMKEAKMTSFDTNIRLNLWSPEKARYTLREAIKNVDILVTDPDDAQIIGGIKDPDEAFSFFSSLGVKTLVYKTGIEGTFVFHEGRKMLQRGFHVQVEDPTGAGDSLSGTFVSLLLKGKPVEYAISHAVASATLVVTVRGDNEIIPDEESAEKFLKEFK